Proteins from one Capsicum annuum cultivar UCD-10X-F1 unplaced genomic scaffold, UCD10Xv1.1 ctg63747, whole genome shotgun sequence genomic window:
- the LOC107855204 gene encoding histone H3.2, whose product MARTKQTARKSTGGKAPRKQLATKAARKSAPATGGVKKPHRFRPGTVALREIRKYQKSTELLIRKLPFQRLVREIAQDFKTDLRFQSSAVAALQEAAEAYLVGLFEDTNLCAIHAKRVTIMPKDIQLARRIRGERA is encoded by the coding sequence CTGCCCGCAAATCCACAGGTGGAAAGGCTCCAAGGAAGCAGCTAGCCACCAAGGCTGCTAGAAAGTCAGCTCCGGCTACTGGAGGAGTGAAGAAGCCTCACCGTTTCAGGCCAGGAACTGTGGCTCTCAGAGAAATCAGGAAGTACCAGAAGTCTACCGAGTTGTTGATCAGGAAGCTCCCGTTTCAGAGGCTTGTGAGGGAAATTGCACAGGATTTCAAGACAGATCTGAGGTTCCAGAGCAGTGCTGTTGCTGCTCTACAAGAGGCTGCTGAGGCATACCTCGTTGGACTCTTTGAAGACACCAATCTCTGTGCAATTCATGCTAAGAGGGTTACCATCATGCCAAAGGATATCCAGCTTGCTAGGAGGATTCGTGGAGAGAGGGCTTAG